A region of Algiphilus sp. DNA encodes the following proteins:
- a CDS encoding vWA domain-containing protein gives MRRILSPMLLLLTVVPATVAAGQNLLFILDASGSMWGRVDDTPKIVVARDVMTELVGDLPADARAGLIAYGHRRKGDCSDIESLVGLGPLDRDAMIARIQGLNPKGKTPITAAVEQAIAQLRQIEDAASVVLVSDGLESCGGDPCEAVKAARESGVDFRLHVVGFDLGDSDPSQLQCMAEAGGGRFVTAASAEELAGALKTVSAPPEPVALRIVATNGEDGAVIEEGLAWDLRDTGSGETPAENRETAALDATVLPGAYRVTVRRAADGATAERDIRVTGEAEQRFRVALPALLPDATLSAPESAAAGARVAVSWTGPADAGDTITVDAPDEGGRFPINSEKASEGSPVQLLMPPKPGDYEIRYVQKQGYRVLARQPVTVTAVPASVAGPGTAAAGSTVSVQWRGPAYNGDTITVDAPDEGGRFPINSAGVSEGSPVALAMPPEPGTYELRYVQKQGYEVLARQTIEIEKVPVSVRGPETAAAGATIEVAWSGPEYDGDTITVDAPDEGGRFPINGARVSEGSPATLQMPPEPGTYELRYVQKQGYKVLARQTIAVTDVTASVSGPARAPAGAEVDVEWRGPAYGGDTITVDAPGEGGRFPINSERASEGSPVALRMPPEPGDYELRYVMKQDHRIVARQPITVDPVSASLDAPASGVAGGSLTVQWEGPAYSGDYIAVDEADARGRFPMERTRVSAGSPLEIALPDAAGDYELRYVQKQGYRILARQPLSVRPGAP, from the coding sequence ATGCGACGCATTCTCTCTCCGATGCTCCTGCTGCTGACGGTCGTGCCGGCGACCGTGGCGGCCGGGCAGAATCTGCTGTTCATCCTCGACGCCTCGGGCAGCATGTGGGGCCGGGTGGACGACACTCCCAAGATCGTCGTGGCGCGCGACGTCATGACCGAACTGGTCGGGGATCTGCCCGCCGACGCCCGGGCCGGACTGATCGCCTACGGCCACCGTCGCAAGGGTGACTGCAGCGACATCGAATCGCTGGTGGGGCTCGGGCCGCTCGACCGCGACGCCATGATTGCGCGTATCCAGGGCCTCAACCCCAAGGGCAAGACGCCGATCACCGCCGCGGTGGAACAGGCCATCGCGCAGCTCCGCCAGATCGAGGATGCGGCCAGCGTGGTGCTGGTGTCCGACGGGCTGGAATCCTGCGGCGGCGATCCCTGCGAGGCGGTCAAGGCGGCGCGGGAGAGCGGCGTCGATTTCCGGCTGCACGTGGTCGGCTTCGACCTCGGCGACAGCGACCCGAGTCAGCTGCAGTGCATGGCCGAGGCCGGCGGCGGCCGCTTCGTCACCGCCGCTAGCGCCGAGGAGCTGGCCGGCGCGCTGAAGACGGTCAGCGCGCCCCCGGAGCCGGTCGCGTTGCGCATCGTCGCCACCAATGGCGAGGATGGCGCGGTCATCGAGGAGGGGCTCGCGTGGGATCTGCGCGACACCGGCAGTGGCGAGACGCCCGCCGAGAACCGCGAGACCGCGGCGCTCGATGCCACCGTCCTGCCGGGTGCGTACCGGGTCACGGTGCGCCGTGCGGCGGATGGCGCCACTGCCGAGCGCGATATCCGCGTCACCGGCGAGGCGGAGCAGCGGTTCCGGGTGGCTCTGCCCGCGCTGCTGCCTGACGCCACCCTTTCCGCCCCGGAAAGCGCAGCGGCGGGCGCCCGCGTCGCGGTGAGCTGGACCGGGCCCGCCGATGCGGGCGACACCATCACGGTGGACGCGCCGGACGAGGGTGGCCGCTTCCCGATCAACAGCGAAAAGGCGTCCGAGGGAAGCCCGGTGCAGCTGCTCATGCCGCCGAAGCCCGGCGACTACGAGATCCGCTACGTGCAGAAGCAGGGCTATCGCGTGCTGGCCCGCCAGCCGGTCACGGTCACCGCCGTGCCGGCCAGCGTGGCCGGCCCCGGGACCGCCGCGGCTGGCTCGACCGTCAGCGTGCAGTGGCGCGGTCCCGCGTACAACGGCGACACCATCACCGTGGATGCGCCCGATGAAGGCGGGCGCTTCCCGATCAACAGCGCCGGGGTGTCCGAAGGCAGCCCCGTCGCGCTCGCCATGCCGCCCGAGCCCGGCACCTACGAGCTGCGCTACGTGCAGAAGCAGGGCTACGAGGTGCTCGCACGCCAGACCATCGAGATCGAGAAGGTGCCGGTCAGCGTGCGCGGTCCGGAGACCGCCGCGGCCGGCGCCACCATCGAGGTGGCATGGAGCGGTCCCGAGTACGACGGCGACACCATCACCGTGGATGCCCCCGACGAGGGCGGGCGCTTCCCGATCAACGGTGCAAGGGTGTCGGAGGGCAGCCCGGCGACGCTGCAGATGCCGCCGGAGCCGGGCACCTACGAGCTGCGCTACGTGCAGAAGCAGGGCTACAAGGTGCTGGCGCGGCAGACCATCGCGGTGACCGATGTCACCGCCAGCGTGAGCGGCCCGGCACGCGCGCCGGCCGGTGCCGAGGTCGACGTCGAGTGGCGCGGTCCCGCATACGGCGGCGACACCATCACCGTGGACGCACCCGGCGAGGGCGGACGCTTCCCGATCAACAGCGAAAGGGCCTCCGAGGGCAGTCCCGTGGCGCTGCGCATGCCGCCGGAGCCGGGCGACTACGAGCTGCGCTATGTCATGAAGCAGGACCACCGCATCGTGGCGCGGCAGCCGATCACCGTCGATCCGGTGAGTGCAAGCCTGGACGCGCCCGCGAGCGGCGTGGCCGGCGGATCGCTGACCGTGCAGTGGGAGGGGCCGGCCTACTCCGGTGACTACATCGCCGTCGACGAAGCCGATGCGCGCGGGCGTTTCCCGATGGAGCGCACGCGCGTGTCGGCGGGCAGTCCGCTCGAGATTGCGCTGCCCGACGCGGCCGGCGACTATGAGCTGCGCTACGTGCAGAAGCAGGGCTACCGCATCCTCGCCCGTCAGCCGTTGTCAGTGCGCCCCGGCGCGCCCTGA
- a CDS encoding N-acetyltransferase, with amino-acid sequence MTTATPRDAAARDTDALLLLEAAFPGDRLSPRAIRRLLCSPSARVRVIADDAGAVRGALVLLFRRGARAARIYSLAVDPVARGRGLAQTLIVDAERAAAARGCDRVRLEVRVDNLPALALYARQGYARVQRLTGYYEDGADGYRLEKRIASP; translated from the coding sequence GTGACCACCGCCACGCCACGCGACGCTGCGGCGCGCGATACCGACGCGCTGCTGCTGCTGGAGGCCGCCTTCCCCGGCGACCGGCTGTCGCCGCGGGCCATCCGGCGCCTGCTGTGCAGTCCGTCGGCGCGCGTGCGCGTGATCGCCGACGATGCCGGTGCGGTGCGGGGCGCGCTGGTGCTGCTCTTCAGGCGCGGCGCGCGTGCCGCGCGCATCTACAGCCTGGCGGTGGATCCGGTGGCGCGCGGCCGCGGTCTCGCGCAGACGCTGATCGTCGACGCGGAGCGCGCCGCCGCCGCGCGTGGCTGCGATCGCGTGCGCCTGGAAGTGCGGGTCGACAACCTTCCGGCGCTGGCTCTCTACGCGCGTCAGGGCTATGCGCGCGTGCAGCGGCTCACCGGCTACTACGAGGATGGCGCGGACGGCTATCGGCTCGAGAAGCGCATCGCGTCCCCTTAG